One window of the Asticcacaulis sp. SL142 genome contains the following:
- a CDS encoding glycosyltransferase, producing MADIDICICTFRREHIVTTLRSLVGLDVPANHSVRVIVADNDEVPSARDRVEAMGPEVPFPISYIHAPKANISVARNACLEAATGRYTLFIDDDELVTPAWLKEMVTTAQSSGADAVLGPVRALYPDGIDTWIRDGDFHSTYPVIVGDEILTGYTCNALLDRQSDKVKGLRFDLSRGKSGGEDTDFFTQIYRRGGTIAYARDAWIEEPVPPARASFRWLRDRRFRSGQTHGRLIREGGLTRPIVVEQAIAAGKAGFSFASAALTFWSRVKRRRNILRGALHLGTISGLSGSKEISQY from the coding sequence ATGGCCGATATCGATATCTGTATCTGTACGTTCCGGCGTGAGCATATTGTCACCACCCTGCGCTCACTTGTGGGGCTTGACGTGCCCGCGAACCATTCCGTGCGGGTGATTGTTGCCGACAATGATGAGGTGCCGTCGGCCAGAGACCGGGTCGAGGCGATGGGGCCGGAGGTGCCGTTTCCGATCAGCTATATCCATGCCCCAAAGGCCAATATTTCCGTGGCGCGCAATGCCTGCCTTGAGGCGGCGACCGGGCGCTATACCCTGTTTATCGATGACGATGAACTGGTCACGCCCGCATGGTTGAAAGAGATGGTAACGACCGCGCAATCCAGCGGTGCCGATGCCGTTCTGGGGCCGGTGAGGGCGCTATATCCTGATGGGATAGACACCTGGATCAGGGACGGGGATTTCCATTCGACCTACCCGGTGATTGTCGGTGATGAGATACTGACCGGCTATACCTGCAACGCACTGCTGGATCGCCAGTCGGATAAGGTTAAGGGCTTAAGGTTTGATCTGTCGCGCGGCAAAAGTGGCGGCGAGGATACCGACTTTTTCACGCAAATCTATCGACGCGGCGGCACAATCGCCTATGCGCGTGACGCCTGGATCGAGGAACCTGTGCCGCCTGCGCGCGCCAGTTTCAGGTGGCTGCGCGACCGCCGGTTTCGGTCAGGCCAGACCCACGGCCGCTTGATCCGTGAGGGTGGCCTGACGCGTCCGATCGTGGTTGAGCAGGCGATTGCGGCTGGTAAGGCCGGTTTCAGTTTTGCGTCAGCGGCGTTGACCTTCTGGTCCCGCGTCAAGCGGCGACGCAATATCTTACGCGGTGCGCTCCATCTGGGGACGATTTCCGGCCTGTCGGGCTCCAAAGAAATAAGTCAATACTGA
- a CDS encoding glycosyltransferase family 2 protein, which yields MRDAGLAMNLPTADPVRTEKVLVVVPCLNEAAHIGKLLDWLLRTEGEAGSLIVVADGGSSDGTQDIVRRYVDDGAPVRLLHNPKKIQSAGINLAVERYGNDAEYLIRIDAHGTYPEDFCEQLMDEARKVGCASIVVSMNTIGAGAFQKAVAIAQNSPLGNGGSKHRVVNKGEFVDHGHHALMRIKAFREVGGYDESFAHNEDAELDFRLRKIGYYIWMTPKTVMEYLPRTTAKGLFKQYRGYGSGRIQNILKHKQTPGLRQIIPAMVLPSIVMAPLAAIWWVCALPLIGWLCLWGGLSVIEGVRTRSVEGVMSGYAAMTMHVAWSVGFWKKWFELKFKAA from the coding sequence ATGCGTGACGCGGGACTGGCTATGAATTTACCGACGGCAGACCCTGTGCGTACCGAAAAGGTATTGGTGGTAGTGCCGTGCCTGAATGAGGCCGCCCACATCGGTAAGCTGCTGGACTGGCTGCTGCGTACCGAAGGCGAGGCCGGGTCTCTGATCGTGGTTGCCGATGGAGGATCGAGCGATGGCACGCAGGATATTGTGCGCCGCTATGTCGATGATGGCGCGCCGGTACGGTTGCTGCACAATCCGAAGAAAATCCAGAGCGCGGGTATCAATCTGGCGGTCGAGCGCTATGGGAATGATGCCGAATATCTGATCCGCATCGATGCTCACGGCACCTATCCGGAGGATTTTTGCGAGCAACTGATGGACGAGGCCCGCAAGGTCGGCTGTGCGTCGATCGTGGTGTCGATGAACACTATCGGCGCAGGCGCATTCCAGAAGGCCGTAGCCATCGCCCAAAATTCCCCGCTCGGCAATGGCGGCTCAAAACACCGCGTGGTCAATAAGGGCGAATTTGTCGATCACGGCCACCATGCCCTGATGCGTATTAAGGCGTTCCGCGAAGTGGGCGGTTATGACGAAAGCTTTGCCCACAACGAAGACGCGGAACTGGATTTCCGGTTGCGCAAGATCGGCTACTACATCTGGATGACACCGAAAACCGTTATGGAATATCTGCCGCGCACCACCGCTAAGGGCCTGTTTAAACAGTACCGCGGCTATGGCAGTGGCCGTATTCAGAATATCCTCAAGCATAAACAGACGCCGGGCCTGCGTCAGATCATTCCGGCCATGGTGCTGCCGTCGATCGTGATGGCGCCGCTGGCCGCGATCTGGTGGGTGTGCGCCCTGCCGCTGATCGGATGGCTGTGCCTGTGGGGCGGGTTGTCGGTGATCGAGGGGGTGCGGACGCGCTCGGTTGAGGGAGTCATGTCCGGCTATGCCGCCATGACCATGCACGTTGCCTGGTCGGTCGGGTTCTGGAAAAAGTGGTTTGAGCTGAAATTTAAAGCGGCTTAG
- a CDS encoding CatB-related O-acetyltransferase, with protein sequence MSLTPVELRVDAALLERFRAAGVLFSYDRAEIAKGEGWLSQLESYTVKQPIRIEGPCAFYGGPYSPSRWFAGSGLCDLGAASYSHSPLPEGLTVGRYCSIGKGLRFIDFAHPTEWVSSSIAFFRPDNVPYLSPLYDALEARNGEFTPTAYDPRRGLGYPVIEHDVWIGDNVTLGLGITIGTGAVIAANATVTKDVPPYAIVGGLPAKVLKYRFAPEVIEALLAARWWTYAHADFAGLDYTQPVAFAEGLRDAVAAGRIAPWQPAVVELPGAADD encoded by the coding sequence ATGAGCCTGACGCCGGTTGAGCTTAGGGTCGATGCGGCGCTGCTGGAACGGTTTCGCGCGGCGGGCGTCCTCTTTTCCTACGACCGGGCGGAAATTGCCAAGGGCGAGGGCTGGCTGAGCCAGCTTGAGAGCTACACGGTGAAACAACCGATCCGTATCGAAGGGCCGTGCGCTTTTTACGGCGGGCCCTATTCCCCCAGCCGCTGGTTTGCGGGCAGCGGCCTGTGCGACTTGGGGGCGGCGTCCTACTCTCATTCCCCATTGCCCGAAGGTTTGACGGTCGGGCGTTACTGTTCGATCGGCAAGGGCCTGCGCTTTATCGATTTTGCCCATCCGACCGAGTGGGTGTCATCGTCGATTGCGTTTTTCCGGCCAGACAATGTGCCCTATCTGTCGCCGCTTTATGATGCGCTTGAAGCGCGCAATGGTGAATTTACGCCGACGGCTTATGATCCGCGCCGGGGGCTTGGCTATCCGGTGATCGAACACGATGTCTGGATCGGCGATAATGTGACGCTGGGCTTAGGGATAACTATTGGCACCGGTGCGGTTATCGCCGCCAATGCCACCGTGACCAAGGATGTGCCACCCTATGCCATAGTCGGTGGTTTGCCCGCCAAGGTTCTGAAATATCGCTTCGCGCCGGAGGTGATCGAGGCGCTGCTGGCCGCGCGGTGGTGGACCTATGCCCATGCCGATTTTGCAGGCTTAGACTACACCCAACCTGTGGCCTTTGCCGAAGGGCTAAGGGATGCAGTCGCCGCCGGTCGCATAGCGCCGTGGCAACCGGCTGTGGTGGAATTACCCGGAGCGGCGGATGACTGA
- a CDS encoding inositol monophosphatase family protein, whose product MTDAIKILGSVAGVVQQHLPYVLANRRDVTWKEDGSPVTVADVFLENAIKDHLTGLMGDINFVGEESYAVGAADDKDWTAVLDPIDGTENFCSGLPEWGVSLSIWHKREHAASMLMVPEMGLKLMTGDTIEYQTSRIMGFSSSINDRLVEMIPVGGEARIMGCAVYNLFNVVRGSLARFVNPAGAKSWDMLAGVQLAREHGCEVIVEGAAYDGRYLEPDRKHRFDIRHRHDLHPR is encoded by the coding sequence ATGACCGACGCGATAAAAATCCTCGGCAGTGTGGCCGGGGTCGTACAGCAACACCTGCCCTATGTTCTGGCCAACCGTCGCGATGTGACCTGGAAAGAGGACGGCAGCCCCGTAACGGTCGCCGATGTCTTTCTGGAAAATGCCATTAAGGATCATCTGACCGGCCTGATGGGCGATATCAATTTCGTCGGCGAAGAAAGTTACGCAGTAGGGGCGGCGGACGATAAGGACTGGACGGCGGTACTTGATCCGATCGATGGCACGGAGAATTTCTGTTCCGGCTTGCCTGAATGGGGCGTGTCTCTGTCGATCTGGCATAAGCGCGAACATGCCGCTTCGATGCTGATGGTGCCGGAAATGGGCTTAAAGCTCATGACCGGCGATACAATTGAGTACCAGACGTCGCGGATCATGGGCTTCTCGTCCTCGATAAACGACAGGCTGGTCGAAATGATCCCCGTCGGCGGCGAAGCCCGCATCATGGGCTGTGCCGTTTATAACCTGTTTAATGTCGTGCGCGGATCGCTGGCGCGGTTTGTCAATCCGGCCGGTGCCAAAAGCTGGGACATGCTGGCGGGTGTTCAGCTTGCGCGTGAGCACGGCTGTGAAGTTATTGTTGAAGGAGCTGCTTATGACGGACGCTATCTCGAACCTGATCGGAAACATCGCTTCGACATACGCCACCGACACGATCTTCATCCTCGGTAA
- a CDS encoding cytidylyltransferase domain-containing protein has product MSKPKCVALVPAKAHSGRLPEKNLRPFVGEKSLLDVKLEQCKASGVFDEIYVSSEADKVAEYATRHGVDFLLRNPKWSSDATPWSEALVGLLDEMPVDDDTYVAIVPVTTPLFHRYGDAVAMLEQDGRDSVMSLTAHKHYFLNPDFLPINYQWGPWHSYSQNIKPLYQMNCAFWVAKKGVMKRNRFQVGDRPAFFVTDATEGMDIDTLEEFEVAQLLFQKRFGA; this is encoded by the coding sequence GTGTCGAAACCGAAATGTGTGGCCTTAGTGCCCGCCAAGGCCCATTCCGGGCGTCTGCCTGAGAAGAATCTGCGTCCGTTTGTCGGCGAAAAATCCCTGCTGGATGTCAAGCTGGAGCAGTGTAAGGCGTCCGGTGTTTTTGATGAAATTTATGTCTCCAGTGAGGCCGATAAGGTTGCCGAATACGCCACCCGTCACGGCGTAGACTTCCTGCTGCGCAATCCGAAATGGTCGAGTGATGCCACCCCCTGGTCGGAAGCCCTGGTTGGGCTTTTGGACGAAATGCCGGTCGATGACGACACCTATGTGGCCATAGTGCCCGTGACCACGCCGCTGTTTCATCGCTACGGCGATGCGGTGGCGATGCTGGAGCAGGATGGCCGTGACAGTGTGATGTCGCTCACCGCCCATAAGCATTATTTTTTGAACCCGGATTTCCTGCCGATCAATTATCAGTGGGGGCCGTGGCATTCCTACAGCCAGAATATCAAGCCGCTGTATCAGATGAACTGCGCCTTTTGGGTCGCCAAAAAAGGCGTGATGAAGCGCAACCGTTTTCAGGTTGGCGACCGTCCGGCCTTCTTCGTCACCGACGCGACCGAAGGCATGGATATCGACACGCTGGAGGAATTTGAGGTGGCGCAACTGCTGTTCCAAAAGCGGTTCGGCGCATGA
- a CDS encoding N-acetylneuraminate synthase family protein, translating into MTDAISNLIGNIASTYATDTIFILGKGPSIDQIDPQIFAGSLVIAMNDAERIAPADISLFHAAWAADSVQANGLKSRAYLTSTPLKAADRSVVQLPHTPLTQESADLMMQRFQAGDLVIEDILFITALQVARKVAAVRGRPQTVYMVGLDFSYDGSQAYSERIDSDFSHARDADRKMVFNTQEFYFLNALYVLKGSEIEVRHVGTKSFSALSPTELNAQLGTPEPLAASDNIHKVDVIAELTTNHFGDRLRLERMIRSAKAAGADYIKLQKRDVESFYSAEQLKAPYVSPFGSTFGDYRHQLELSKYDFVFVDTLCKSLGMGWFASILDKPSFEFMLDVKPAMVKLPSTISEHTDYLEYVSKNYTGSVVLSTGMTDEAYERWVLDNFTACEKLILMQANSAYPTPAEDTNIAVVRRYHELSAQNPRIVPAFSSHDFGWLGSALAVAAGARMVEKHVKLGNTEWAHFDAVAVDLTTPAFKEYVDQIRLTERMVGSGEKRVNKSEHHKYRVAQA; encoded by the coding sequence ATGACGGACGCTATCTCGAACCTGATCGGAAACATCGCTTCGACATACGCCACCGACACGATCTTCATCCTCGGTAAAGGCCCGTCGATTGATCAGATCGATCCGCAGATTTTTGCGGGTTCTCTGGTCATTGCCATGAATGATGCCGAGCGCATCGCCCCCGCCGACATCAGCCTGTTCCATGCGGCATGGGCCGCTGACAGCGTGCAGGCCAATGGTTTAAAATCGCGCGCCTACCTGACCTCGACGCCGCTAAAGGCCGCTGACCGGTCGGTGGTGCAACTGCCGCACACGCCGCTGACGCAAGAATCCGCTGATCTGATGATGCAGCGCTTTCAGGCCGGTGATCTGGTCATCGAGGACATTCTGTTCATCACGGCTTTGCAGGTCGCGCGTAAAGTCGCCGCGGTTCGGGGGCGTCCGCAGACGGTTTACATGGTCGGTCTTGATTTTAGCTATGACGGCAGTCAGGCCTATAGCGAGCGCATCGACAGCGATTTTTCCCATGCCCGCGACGCCGACCGTAAGATGGTGTTCAACACCCAGGAATTCTATTTCCTGAACGCGCTCTATGTCCTTAAGGGCTCTGAGATCGAAGTTCGCCACGTCGGCACCAAATCGTTCAGCGCGCTATCGCCGACCGAACTGAACGCGCAACTGGGCACGCCGGAGCCGCTTGCGGCCAGCGACAATATCCATAAGGTTGATGTCATTGCTGAGCTGACCACCAACCATTTTGGCGACCGTTTGCGGCTTGAGCGTATGATTCGCTCCGCCAAGGCAGCCGGGGCAGACTACATCAAATTGCAAAAACGCGATGTTGAAAGCTTCTATTCGGCCGAGCAACTCAAAGCCCCATATGTATCGCCGTTTGGCTCGACCTTTGGCGATTACCGTCATCAGTTGGAACTGAGCAAGTACGATTTCGTGTTCGTTGATACCTTGTGCAAAAGCCTTGGCATGGGCTGGTTTGCCTCGATCCTCGATAAGCCATCGTTTGAGTTCATGCTGGATGTCAAACCGGCTATGGTGAAACTGCCGTCGACCATTTCAGAGCACACCGATTATCTGGAATATGTCTCGAAAAACTATACCGGTTCGGTGGTGTTATCGACCGGCATGACTGATGAGGCCTATGAGCGCTGGGTGCTCGATAATTTCACGGCTTGCGAAAAACTGATTCTGATGCAGGCCAATTCGGCCTATCCGACCCCGGCCGAAGACACCAATATCGCGGTGGTGCGACGCTACCACGAACTGTCGGCACAAAATCCGCGCATCGTACCGGCGTTTTCGAGCCATGATTTCGGCTGGCTGGGTTCGGCGCTGGCGGTGGCGGCGGGTGCGCGCATGGTCGAAAAGCATGTTAAGCTCGGCAATACCGAATGGGCGCACTTTGATGCCGTGGCGGTTGATTTGACGACCCCGGCCTTTAAGGAATATGTCGATCAGATCCGCCTGACCGAACGCATGGTCGGTTCCGGCGAAAAGCGCGTCAACAAAAGCGAGCACCACAAATACCGCGTGGCGCAGGCTTAA
- a CDS encoding glycosyltransferase: MRVLYLVHDLEDAAVRRRTLMLEAGGASVYLAGFRRGPKPVSESTDKIIDLGETRNGAFAHRAAKTLTTAPSLIRALGDSKPDIIIARNLEMLFLARQVARRFKPAPVIVYESLDIHRLLLRRDFIGALLRGAERSLMSRASLVVTSSPAFVENYFVPMQNLTLPVFLLENKVLDLSGRVVGVPAAKKTDGVITIGWFGALRCRKSLDLLSALTRLMAGRVKVVMRGKPAYNEFEDFDAQVAAEPHITFEGPYSAEDLSALYAAVDLTWAIDFFEEGQNSKWLLPNRLYEGSRYGSVPIAMSGTETGSFVSRHGLGLTLDEATPQALMALFETLTPDCLSALRATLKACPPSLFTATRDDCVGFVDRLKTLQVAHA, translated from the coding sequence ATGCGGGTACTCTATCTTGTGCATGATCTGGAAGATGCGGCGGTACGTCGCCGAACCCTTATGCTTGAGGCGGGTGGGGCGAGCGTCTATCTGGCGGGCTTTCGGCGAGGACCAAAACCGGTCTCAGAGTCTACGGATAAGATCATCGATCTGGGCGAAACCCGTAACGGTGCCTTTGCCCATCGCGCCGCCAAAACCCTGACCACCGCGCCGTCGCTGATCCGGGCGCTGGGGGATAGTAAGCCCGACATTATCATCGCCCGTAATCTGGAGATGCTGTTTCTGGCCCGTCAGGTCGCCCGCCGGTTCAAGCCCGCCCCCGTCATTGTTTACGAAAGCCTCGATATCCATCGCCTGCTGCTGCGCCGCGATTTTATCGGCGCCCTATTGCGTGGGGCTGAACGCAGTCTGATGTCGCGGGCATCGCTGGTCGTCACCAGTTCCCCGGCCTTTGTTGAGAACTATTTCGTGCCCATGCAGAACCTGACCCTGCCGGTTTTCCTGCTGGAGAATAAGGTGCTGGACTTGAGCGGCCGCGTTGTGGGCGTTCCGGCGGCTAAAAAGACAGACGGGGTTATCACCATCGGCTGGTTCGGGGCCCTGCGCTGCCGGAAATCACTGGACCTGCTGTCCGCGTTAACACGCCTCATGGCGGGCAGGGTCAAGGTCGTTATGCGCGGCAAGCCCGCCTATAATGAGTTTGAGGACTTCGACGCACAGGTCGCGGCTGAGCCCCATATCACATTTGAGGGCCCGTACAGTGCCGAAGATTTGAGCGCGCTTTATGCCGCGGTCGATCTGACCTGGGCGATTGATTTCTTTGAAGAAGGCCAGAACTCAAAATGGCTGCTGCCCAACCGGCTTTATGAAGGCAGCCGCTATGGTTCGGTGCCGATTGCCATGAGTGGCACGGAAACCGGAAGTTTTGTCAGCCGTCACGGCCTCGGCCTGACCCTGGATGAGGCTACACCGCAGGCCTTGATGGCGCTGTTTGAGACGCTCACCCCGGATTGCCTGTCGGCCTTGCGGGCGACCCTTAAGGCCTGTCCGCCGTCTCTGTTTACCGCCACCCGTGACGATTGTGTGGGTTTTGTCGACCGCCTGAAAACATTGCAGGTGGCGCATGCGTGA
- a CDS encoding ABC transporter ATP-binding protein: MTLADTRDSPPKTGQKTGMQSGLKTWQRCRSLAAYVLSVSRKRSILSVVFLILGSFSEGVSLLLLLPLLQFISAQGGGTVLDLPTGPLAPVLGASFQIELWLILAVFVAVVTVGALFARFKNIYMSALLVDTVNRLRIDLFASISKARWSAVARKRTADLDHVLTGDIDRVQTATASLFLLIQNAVFLCAYMLLSLMISWQMTAIAAVAGALVFVALRPIRKQGAIFGDKLTTERQRQYRTISDFLAGLKVTKSFNAEPRYIAELNGTLERMRGDLMRYTRINSLGTTLFQILSAVMVCVFIYVAYAVYAMPFSRIIVLLVIFMRLSPRFTGTQDHLQNAIINLPAFETMQRVKADCDAAVEIPQAATTLSPSGLKHSLDFEAVSFSYGDHLAVDAVSFSLPARQITAIVGPSGGGKSTMADLVMGLLMPDSGRILIDGVALEAAHGPSWRTHIAYVPQETYLLSATVAENLKIAAPHATVEDMWHALRQAQAAAFIERLPQGLETPVGDGGIKLSGGERQRVALARALLRQPALLILDESTSALDRENTQGILSTIDGLRGQMTVLLITHNPVVVECADKVITVEGGRVLDHGEAHD, encoded by the coding sequence CCGGAATGCAAAGTGGCCTTAAGACCTGGCAGCGCTGCCGGTCCTTGGCGGCTTACGTTCTGTCGGTATCGCGCAAACGCTCAATCTTATCCGTTGTCTTCCTGATTTTGGGCAGCTTCAGCGAAGGGGTATCGCTGCTGCTGCTGTTGCCGCTGTTGCAGTTCATCAGCGCGCAGGGTGGCGGCACAGTCCTCGACCTGCCGACCGGGCCATTGGCACCGGTGCTGGGGGCGTCGTTTCAGATTGAGCTGTGGCTGATTCTGGCTGTCTTTGTCGCGGTGGTGACCGTCGGGGCACTGTTTGCGCGGTTCAAGAATATCTACATGTCGGCGCTGCTGGTCGATACGGTCAACCGCCTGCGCATCGACCTGTTTGCCAGCATATCAAAGGCCAGATGGTCGGCGGTGGCGCGCAAACGTACGGCGGACCTCGATCACGTCCTAACCGGCGATATCGACCGGGTGCAGACGGCGACGGCCAGTCTGTTTCTGCTGATCCAGAACGCGGTGTTTTTATGCGCCTACATGCTGCTGTCGCTGATGATCTCGTGGCAGATGACGGCGATTGCGGCGGTGGCCGGGGCCCTGGTGTTTGTGGCCTTGCGCCCGATCCGTAAGCAGGGCGCTATCTTTGGCGATAAGCTGACGACCGAGCGCCAGCGCCAGTACCGCACCATCAGCGATTTTCTGGCGGGCCTTAAGGTCACCAAAAGCTTCAACGCCGAACCGCGCTACATCGCCGAACTGAACGGCACGTTAGAGCGGATGCGCGGCGATCTGATGCGTTATACCCGCATCAATTCGCTCGGGACGACGCTGTTTCAGATCTTAAGCGCGGTCATGGTGTGCGTGTTTATCTATGTCGCCTATGCCGTCTACGCCATGCCGTTTTCGCGCATCATCGTGCTGCTGGTGATCTTCATGCGCCTGTCGCCGCGCTTTACCGGCACGCAGGATCATCTGCAGAACGCCATTATCAATTTACCGGCGTTTGAGACCATGCAGCGCGTCAAGGCTGACTGTGACGCCGCCGTGGAAATCCCGCAGGCCGCGACGACGCTGTCCCCGTCGGGGCTAAAGCACAGCCTTGATTTCGAGGCGGTGAGTTTTTCATACGGTGATCATCTGGCGGTCGATGCCGTTAGCTTCAGCCTGCCCGCCCGCCAGATAACGGCCATTGTTGGCCCCTCCGGCGGCGGCAAGAGCACCATGGCCGATCTGGTCATGGGCCTGTTGATGCCTGATAGCGGGCGCATCCTGATTGATGGGGTGGCTTTAGAGGCCGCGCATGGGCCGTCATGGCGCACTCACATTGCTTACGTCCCGCAGGAAACCTATCTGCTGTCGGCAACCGTAGCGGAAAACCTGAAAATCGCAGCGCCCCATGCCACGGTGGAGGATATGTGGCACGCGCTGCGGCAAGCACAGGCGGCGGCTTTTATTGAGCGCCTGCCGCAGGGGCTGGAGACACCGGTCGGCGACGGCGGTATCAAACTGTCGGGCGGAGAGCGTCAGCGGGTGGCGCTGGCGCGCGCTCTGCTGCGTCAGCCGGCGCTGCTTATCCTTGATGAATCGACCAGCGCGCTCGACCGCGAAAATACCCAAGGCATTTTGTCGACCATTGATGGCTTACGCGGTCAGATGACCGTGCTTTTGATCACTCATAATCCGGTCGTGGTTGAATGCGCCGATAAGGTGATCACGGTTGAGGGCGGGCGCGTATTAGATCATGGTGAGGCTCATGACTAA